From Parasphaerochaeta coccoides DSM 17374, a single genomic window includes:
- a CDS encoding endonuclease/exonuclease/phosphatase family protein: MRPVYISIHVILLMCIVSLCSCPVGEGEAAPTDVTILSWNVQNLMDGRTSGTEYEEYGPSSRWDETAYHLRLEDIRKVLSSRIFPDADIIVLQEVENSGVVADLIAGPLARRGYRWYAAAGQEGGAICTAIISRLNPVRITVQGVEGFRPALEAVFNVHGGTVVVWAVHAKSRKEGDRVTEEGRRALASLLSTRARLWRQADPGCLLVIAGDMNEDPGEEKGMERGYRTALVRAASSHAREWEAAGSLVVSGMQGGQKGSWYSPWLDGRINTFRPGSYVYEGTWHRYDHILFSGLAPADRAGWRMKEFGCNAPDSAVASDGTPRAWNVRLRRGTSDHFPVWGVFRFDERERRHAPVSLSSFAGEPEESTEKN; encoded by the coding sequence ATGCGTCCGGTATACATATCTATCCATGTCATCCTTCTCATGTGCATTGTGAGTCTCTGTTCATGTCCTGTGGGAGAAGGTGAAGCTGCGCCCACAGATGTGACCATCCTCAGTTGGAATGTCCAGAATCTGATGGATGGCCGTACATCGGGGACGGAATATGAGGAATACGGTCCGTCTTCCCGATGGGATGAGACGGCTTATCACCTGCGGCTTGAAGACATCCGGAAGGTTCTGTCATCCCGTATCTTTCCTGATGCCGACATCATAGTCCTCCAGGAAGTGGAAAACAGCGGTGTGGTCGCTGACCTCATAGCAGGGCCTTTGGCACGGAGAGGATACCGCTGGTACGCGGCTGCCGGTCAGGAAGGGGGTGCTATCTGCACGGCCATCATTTCACGCCTGAATCCGGTAAGGATTACCGTCCAGGGAGTGGAGGGATTCCGTCCTGCACTGGAAGCGGTGTTCAACGTTCATGGAGGAACGGTGGTCGTGTGGGCGGTACATGCGAAGTCACGCAAGGAAGGCGACCGGGTGACGGAGGAAGGACGGCGAGCTCTTGCCAGCTTGCTCTCTACGAGAGCCAGGCTTTGGCGTCAGGCTGATCCTGGTTGCCTGCTGGTCATTGCAGGGGATATGAACGAGGATCCTGGTGAAGAAAAAGGAATGGAAAGAGGATATCGGACCGCGCTTGTCCGTGCGGCATCGTCTCATGCACGGGAATGGGAAGCCGCTGGTTCCTTGGTTGTATCGGGCATGCAAGGAGGGCAGAAAGGTTCGTGGTATTCTCCTTGGCTCGATGGAAGGATTAATACTTTCCGCCCCGGTTCCTATGTATATGAAGGTACATGGCATCGCTATGACCATATCCTTTTTTCTGGACTGGCTCCCGCTGACAGGGCAGGATGGAGGATGAAAGAATTCGGCTGCAACGCGCCTGATTCCGCGGTCGCGTCCGATGGCACGCCACGCGCGTGGAATGTAAGGCTGAGGCGGGGAACCAGCGATCATTTCCCTGTCTGGGGTGTGTTCCGTTTTGACGAAAGGGAAAGGAGACATGCTCCTGTCTCGCTTTCCTCCTTTGCTGGGGAACCCGAAGAAAGCACAGAAAAAAACTGA